One genomic segment of Marinitoga piezophila KA3 includes these proteins:
- a CDS encoding YfcC family protein encodes MERKKGFKMPTAYTILFSIIVIVAIFTWIIPAGQYDYVDPNASKPQPIPGTYHRIEQNPQGLWEIFNAPIKGFYDAVDIALFVIVIGGFLSVVMKTGAIDAGIASVLKKLNGREKLLIPILMVLFGLGGTTYGMAEETIAFYPLIIPVFIAAGFDALTAVATIALGAGLGVLGSTVNPFATGIASGFANISIGDGIGLRLIILIASEIIGIIYVMRYADKVKKDPTKSLVYHLKEEHEEHFNNENTNLEVELTKERKKVLWIFGLTFIVMVLGVIPWAWKFDIHIFENFNNFLMNIPVLGKIIGHPIPLGDWWFGEITMLFFVASLIIARIYKMSESEYIDIFVSGARDLLGVALIIGVSRGITVVMNDGGMTATILHWGEETLAKLGSVAFVNIAYLFYLPMSFLVPSTSGLATLTMPIMAPLADFAGVGRDLVITAYQSASGVINLFTPTSAVIMGALAIAKVPYEIYFKFVWKLLIIVSLVVMAALTIAVYI; translated from the coding sequence ATGGAAAGAAAAAAGGGTTTTAAAATGCCAACTGCTTATACGATTTTATTCTCCATTATCGTTATTGTAGCAATATTTACATGGATTATTCCAGCAGGGCAATATGATTATGTTGATCCAAACGCATCAAAGCCACAACCTATTCCTGGAACGTATCATAGAATAGAACAGAATCCTCAGGGATTATGGGAAATTTTTAATGCACCTATTAAAGGTTTTTATGATGCTGTTGATATTGCGTTATTTGTTATTGTAATAGGTGGCTTTTTGTCTGTAGTAATGAAAACAGGTGCTATTGATGCTGGAATTGCAAGTGTACTGAAAAAATTAAATGGAAGAGAAAAGCTGTTAATACCAATATTAATGGTATTATTTGGTCTTGGAGGAACAACATATGGAATGGCAGAAGAAACAATAGCCTTTTATCCTTTAATTATACCGGTATTTATTGCAGCGGGTTTTGATGCTTTAACAGCTGTTGCGACAATAGCCTTGGGAGCTGGGCTTGGTGTTCTCGGTTCAACTGTTAACCCTTTTGCTACAGGAATAGCTTCCGGCTTTGCCAATATTTCTATTGGAGATGGTATAGGATTAAGGTTGATTATTTTAATAGCTTCTGAAATTATAGGAATTATATATGTAATGAGATATGCGGATAAGGTAAAAAAAGATCCAACAAAATCATTAGTATATCATTTAAAAGAAGAGCATGAAGAACATTTCAATAATGAAAATACAAATCTTGAAGTTGAATTAACAAAGGAAAGAAAAAAGGTATTATGGATATTTGGGTTAACATTTATTGTAATGGTATTGGGTGTAATTCCTTGGGCATGGAAATTTGATATCCATATATTTGAAAACTTTAATAACTTTTTAATGAATATACCTGTTTTGGGAAAAATAATAGGACATCCTATACCATTGGGTGACTGGTGGTTTGGAGAAATTACAATGTTATTCTTTGTAGCAAGTTTAATTATTGCAAGGATTTATAAAATGAGTGAAAGCGAATACATAGATATTTTTGTAAGTGGCGCAAGGGATTTATTGGGTGTTGCATTAATTATAGGTGTTTCAAGAGGTATTACAGTTGTTATGAATGATGGTGGAATGACAGCAACTATATTGCATTGGGGAGAAGAAACACTTGCTAAACTTGGTTCTGTAGCATTTGTAAATATTGCATATTTATTCTATTTACCTATGTCATTCCTTGTTCCATCAACTTCAGGTCTTGCAACATTAACAATGCCAATTATGGCACCATTAGCAGATTTTGCCGGTGTTGGAAGAGATCTTGTTATAACAGCGTATCAATCAGCATCAGGAGTTATAAATCTATTTACCCCAACAAGTGCTGTAATAATGGGTGCATTGGCTATAGCAAAGGTTCCATATGAAATATACTTCAAATTTGTATGGAAGTTACTTATAATAGTTTCATTAGTGGTAATGGCAGCATTAACAATAGCTGTATATATATAA
- a CDS encoding M20 family metallopeptidase yields MLENIEKLISANKSDFIHDLEEVIKIPSVNEEESEEFPFGKNIDNVLKKTLEICERMGFKTFYNPYYGYAEIGEGKELIGVLGHLDVVPAGDLNNWETDPFSLEIKDGILYGRGVQDDKGPMLAAIYAVKILKDMGYEFKKRIRFIFGTDEELLWRGIEKYKEKEEIPTISFTPDSQFPLVYAEKGLLQLKISGNEKCDLNISGGSALNAVPDEMEYSGKDQEKLQNELEDAGYEYTVKNGKLVVLGKSAHAKDTEKGVNAIIRLIITLNKIGYRSNMIDFIVNEVGEDPYATKIFGECKDEDSGYLKFNIGKIEFKGNKQEIGVDIRIPVTVEKEFVMEKLKEKAQKYNLIIEEIDWLAPVYFSKEHFLYQILLNTYREETGDYKSLPISSGGATYARALKNCIAFGATFPDSAKTEHQPNESIKLDDLLKAIKIYAKAIYKICEEV; encoded by the coding sequence ATGTTAGAAAATATTGAAAAATTAATATCTGCAAACAAAAGTGATTTTATTCACGACTTGGAGGAGGTTATAAAAATTCCAAGTGTAAATGAAGAAGAATCAGAAGAATTTCCTTTTGGAAAAAATATTGATAATGTATTGAAAAAAACACTTGAAATTTGTGAAAGAATGGGGTTTAAAACATTTTATAATCCTTATTATGGATATGCGGAAATTGGAGAAGGAAAAGAATTAATAGGTGTTCTGGGGCATCTTGATGTAGTGCCGGCTGGTGATTTAAATAACTGGGAAACAGATCCATTTTCTCTTGAAATAAAAGATGGTATATTATATGGTCGTGGAGTTCAGGATGACAAAGGTCCTATGCTGGCTGCAATTTACGCTGTTAAGATTTTAAAGGATATGGGTTATGAATTTAAGAAGAGAATAAGATTTATTTTTGGTACCGATGAAGAATTGTTATGGAGAGGTATTGAAAAATATAAAGAAAAAGAAGAAATTCCAACAATATCCTTTACTCCTGATTCGCAATTTCCTTTAGTATATGCTGAAAAAGGTTTATTACAACTTAAAATATCTGGAAATGAAAAATGTGATTTAAATATATCTGGTGGAAGCGCTTTAAATGCAGTTCCAGATGAAATGGAATATTCTGGCAAAGATCAGGAAAAATTACAAAATGAACTCGAAGATGCAGGATATGAATATACTGTAAAAAATGGAAAATTAGTTGTATTAGGAAAATCTGCTCATGCCAAAGATACAGAAAAAGGGGTTAATGCTATCATAAGATTAATTATAACATTAAATAAAATAGGTTATAGATCAAATATGATAGATTTTATTGTCAATGAAGTTGGTGAAGATCCATATGCAACGAAGATTTTTGGTGAATGTAAAGATGAAGATTCTGGATATTTAAAGTTTAATATTGGAAAGATTGAATTTAAAGGAAATAAACAGGAAATAGGCGTTGATATAAGAATTCCCGTTACAGTAGAAAAAGAATTTGTAATGGAAAAATTAAAGGAAAAAGCACAGAAATATAATTTAATAATTGAAGAAATTGATTGGTTAGCACCTGTATATTTTTCAAAAGAGCACTTTTTGTATCAGATTCTTTTAAATACATATAGAGAAGAAACAGGAGATTATAAATCATTGCCAATATCCTCAGGTGGTGCAACATATGCAAGAGCGTTAAAAAATTGTATAGCCTTTGGTGCGACATTTCCAGATTCCGCTAAAACTGAGCATCAGCCAAATGAAAGTATTAAATTAGATGATTTACTCAAAGCAATAAAAATATATGCAAAAGCAATATATAAAATTTGTGAGGAGGTATAA